Proteins from a single region of Lysinibacillus sp. JNUCC-52:
- the infC gene encoding translation initiation factor IF-3: MYVNEGIRARELRLIDHNGDQLGVKTRNEALEIATRVNLDLVLVAPQAKPPVARIMDYGKFKFEQQKKDREIRKNQKVIVMKEVRLSPTIDEHDFQTKLRNAIKFLEKGDKVKCSLRFKGRAITHKDIGQRVLDRFAEACAEVSTVEQKPKMEGRSMFLVLQPKNEK, translated from the coding sequence ATGTATGTAAACGAAGGCATTCGCGCACGTGAACTTCGATTAATCGATCACAATGGTGACCAGCTTGGTGTAAAGACACGTAACGAAGCGCTAGAAATCGCCACTCGTGTAAACTTGGATCTTGTCCTTGTGGCCCCTCAAGCCAAGCCGCCAGTCGCTCGTATCATGGACTATGGTAAATTTAAGTTTGAACAGCAAAAGAAAGACCGCGAAATTCGTAAAAATCAAAAAGTTATCGTGATGAAAGAGGTTCGTTTGAGCCCAACAATCGATGAACATGATTTCCAAACGAAGCTACGTAATGCGATTAAATTCCTTGAAAAAGGTGATAAAGTTAAATGTAGCCTACGTTTCAAAGGTCGTGCGATTACACACAAAGACATTGGTCAACGTGTATTAGATCGATTTGCTGAAGCTTGTGCTGAAGTATCTACGGTTGAACAAAAACCGAAGATGGAAGGCCGAAGCATGTTCTTAGTTCTTCAACCAAAGAACGAGAAATAA
- the rpmI gene encoding 50S ribosomal protein L35 yields the protein MPKMKTHRGAAKRFKKTGSGKLKYDRAYGSHLFANKSTKQKRHLRKGKVVSSGDFKRIKSLLVYMK from the coding sequence ATGCCAAAAATGAAAACTCACCGTGGAGCTGCGAAACGTTTCAAAAAAACGGGTTCAGGTAAATTAAAATATGACCGTGCTTATGGAAGCCACTTATTCGCAAACAAGTCTACGAAACAAAAACGTCACCTACGTAAAGGTAAAGTTGTATCATCTGGTGACTTCAAACGCATCAAATCATTACTTGTTTACATGAAATGA
- the rplT gene encoding 50S ribosomal protein L20, giving the protein MPRVKGGTVTRKRRKKVLKLAKGYYGSKHTLYKVANQAVMKSGQYAYRDRRQKKRDFRKLWITRINAAARMNGLSYSRLMHGLKVAGIEVNRKMLADLAVTDASAFTQLAEAAKKAVAK; this is encoded by the coding sequence ATGCCACGCGTAAAAGGCGGAACAGTGACGCGCAAACGTCGTAAAAAAGTATTGAAATTAGCTAAAGGTTACTATGGTTCTAAACATACATTATATAAAGTTGCTAACCAAGCAGTAATGAAATCAGGTCAATATGCATACCGTGACCGTCGTCAGAAAAAACGTGATTTCCGTAAACTATGGATCACTCGTATCAACGCAGCTGCTCGCATGAACGGTCTTTCATACAGCCGTTTAATGCACGGTTTAAAAGTTGCTGGTATCGAAGTTAACCGTAAAATGTTAGCTGACTTAGCTGTAACAGATGCTTCAGCATTCACACAATTAGCAGAAGCTGCTAAAAAAGCAGTAGCTAAATAA
- a CDS encoding DUF1294 domain-containing protein, with the protein MAQALLAYMAIVSIVLLVMMGMDKSRAKKHEWRIAERTLFTLAIAGGAVGGVLGMYLFRHKTRHNSFAFGFPLIAAIQIFIIVQLWGSSL; encoded by the coding sequence ATGGCTCAAGCATTACTTGCCTATATGGCAATTGTTTCAATCGTATTGCTCGTCATGATGGGTATGGATAAATCACGCGCTAAAAAGCATGAATGGCGCATTGCGGAGCGTACATTATTTACACTTGCTATTGCAGGTGGTGCAGTCGGTGGTGTGTTAGGTATGTATTTATTCCGTCATAAAACACGCCATAATAGCTTTGCGTTTGGCTTCCCATTGATTGCGGCTATTCAAATTTTTATTATTGTGCAATTATGGGGCAGCTCTTTATAG
- a CDS encoding sigma-w pathway protein ysdB — MLPLLIRLAVIALIIYVFYKAIRYITDPKRKLDEAYEKGQYYFYDDVKNVRKNFFISFKGALFEGEKYLGTTEDAFEVVTIFVGARDAATLQGFTRSDFEYLQQEILFNYPNAKINWKQPIEQLMRNTSST; from the coding sequence ATGTTACCGTTACTTATTCGACTTGCTGTGATAGCGCTTATAATCTATGTATTCTATAAAGCGATTCGATATATAACCGATCCTAAACGAAAACTCGATGAAGCCTATGAAAAAGGCCAATATTACTTTTATGATGACGTAAAAAATGTTCGAAAGAATTTCTTTATTTCTTTTAAAGGTGCGCTTTTTGAAGGTGAAAAATACTTAGGTACAACAGAAGATGCATTTGAGGTTGTTACTATTTTTGTTGGCGCTCGCGATGCCGCAACTTTACAAGGGTTTACAAGGAGTGACTTCGAATATCTCCAGCAAGAAATTTTATTTAACTACCCTAACGCGAAAATCAACTGGAAGCAACCCATTGAACAGCTTATGCGTAACACATCCTCCACATGA
- a CDS encoding dUTP diphosphatase, translating to MNLQQLFTMQKELDAFIETTQKIERDVFKEKGLALMVELAELANETRCFKFWSTKGPSERTVILEEYVDSIHFILSLGLLKGYTSIEKWPVVEEKRDLTETFLMTQDYILTFISHPTEDRYLAIWQCYGLLAYNLGFTFEDVVSAYIEKNEENYNRQRNGY from the coding sequence ATGAATTTACAACAATTATTTACGATGCAAAAAGAACTAGATGCATTTATTGAAACTACACAAAAAATAGAACGAGATGTTTTTAAAGAAAAAGGCCTCGCCTTAATGGTAGAACTAGCGGAACTTGCTAATGAGACGCGTTGTTTTAAATTTTGGAGTACGAAAGGGCCGTCAGAGCGTACTGTGATTTTAGAGGAGTATGTGGATTCGATTCATTTTATTTTATCTCTAGGTTTATTAAAAGGGTACACGTCTATTGAAAAATGGCCTGTTGTTGAGGAAAAACGCGATTTAACAGAAACATTTTTAATGACACAGGACTATATATTAACGTTTATTAGTCATCCAACAGAGGATAGATATTTAGCGATTTGGCAATGCTATGGGTTACTTGCGTATAACCTTGGTTTTACATTTGAGGATGTTGTGTCAGCATACATTGAAAAAAATGAAGAAAATTATAATCGCCAACGTAATGGCTATTAA
- a CDS encoding M42 family metallopeptidase → MTQLDSTLQMFKDLTDANGIAGNERAPREVMKKYIAPYADTVETDHLGSVIAKKVGDENGPKIMVAGHLDEVGFMVTQIDEKGFIKFQTVGGWWSQVMLAQRVTITTRKGEEIIGVIGSKPPHILPADVRNKVVDIKDMFIDVGAASKEEVLEWGVCPGDMVTPYFEFNVMKNDKYLLAKAWDNRIGCAIAIDVMKALKDEKHPNILYSVGNVQEEVGLRGAKTATHKIQPDIGFAVDVGVAGDTPGVTPKESTSKMGAGPQIVVYDASMVSHRGLREFVLDVADENNIPYQFEAMAGGGTDAGSIHVTANGVPALSIGIATRYIHSHAGILHRDDYDNAVKLMVEVIKKLDRDAVNKITFD, encoded by the coding sequence ATGACACAACTAGATTCAACTTTGCAAATGTTTAAAGATTTAACAGACGCGAATGGGATTGCAGGTAATGAGCGTGCTCCACGTGAGGTCATGAAAAAATACATCGCACCATACGCAGATACTGTAGAAACAGATCATTTAGGTAGCGTTATTGCTAAAAAAGTGGGCGATGAAAACGGCCCTAAAATTATGGTTGCTGGCCATTTAGACGAAGTAGGCTTTATGGTAACACAAATCGATGAAAAAGGATTCATCAAATTCCAAACAGTTGGTGGCTGGTGGAGCCAAGTAATGCTTGCACAGCGTGTAACAATTACAACTCGTAAAGGTGAAGAAATTATTGGGGTAATTGGTTCTAAACCACCTCACATTTTACCAGCAGATGTGCGTAACAAAGTGGTAGACATTAAAGACATGTTTATCGATGTTGGTGCTGCTTCAAAAGAAGAAGTACTTGAGTGGGGAGTATGTCCTGGTGACATGGTAACACCTTATTTCGAGTTCAATGTAATGAAAAATGACAAATACTTATTAGCAAAAGCATGGGATAACCGAATTGGTTGTGCAATTGCAATTGATGTCATGAAGGCATTAAAAGATGAAAAACATCCGAATATCCTATATTCTGTTGGGAACGTACAAGAAGAAGTAGGTCTTCGTGGTGCGAAAACAGCAACACATAAAATTCAACCAGATATCGGTTTTGCAGTTGATGTAGGTGTGGCTGGAGATACTCCAGGGGTAACACCGAAAGAGTCAACTAGTAAAATGGGTGCAGGTCCACAAATCGTTGTATATGATGCTTCAATGGTATCACACCGTGGTTTACGTGAATTTGTTTTAGATGTGGCGGATGAAAACAATATCCCATATCAATTTGAAGCAATGGCTGGTGGCGGTACAGACGCTGGCTCAATCCATGTAACGGCAAATGGTGTACCTGCTTTATCAATCGGTATTGCTACACGCTATATCCACTCACACGCAGGTATTTTACACCGTGATGACTACGATAACGCTGTGAAGTTAATGGTTGAAGTCATTAAAAAATTAGACCGTGATGCAGTAAACAAAATTACATTTGATTAA
- a CDS encoding DUF2975 domain-containing protein — translation MKIATTLFLKIAVILMAIPVLALCIFLVPELGKVAVELVPSYPSLKYIVSIIFYASSIPFYFALYQAFQLLRYIDLNKAFSELSVKSLKKIKYCAIIISILHVLALPLFYLFAEMDDAPGVIFVGMLVPFVSMVIAVFAAVLQRLLQEAVEIKSENDLVV, via the coding sequence ATGAAAATAGCTACAACTTTGTTTTTAAAAATTGCGGTGATTCTTATGGCCATTCCCGTTTTAGCATTATGTATTTTTCTTGTGCCTGAATTAGGAAAGGTAGCAGTAGAGCTGGTTCCATCGTATCCATCTTTAAAATATATCGTTTCGATTATTTTTTATGCTTCTTCAATTCCATTTTACTTTGCTTTATATCAGGCATTTCAACTTTTACGTTACATCGATCTAAACAAAGCATTTTCGGAGTTATCCGTTAAATCATTAAAGAAAATAAAATACTGTGCCATTATAATTAGTATTTTACATGTGTTAGCTTTGCCACTCTTCTACCTTTTTGCAGAGATGGACGATGCACCAGGAGTGATATTCGTTGGAATGCTTGTACCTTTTGTATCGATGGTCATTGCCGTATTTGCGGCAGTTCTTCAAAGACTTTTACAAGAAGCAGTTGAAATCAAATCAGAGAACGACCTTGTAGTTTAA
- a CDS encoding DUF2975 domain-containing protein: MYQAFKLLIYIDKNKTFSEGSVGALKVMKFCATIISAFIIGGILFVAVFLDGDRAGIIALGLYFTFASSVIATFAGVLQHLVKEVVDIITENELIV; encoded by the coding sequence TTGTATCAAGCATTTAAGCTTTTAATTTACATTGATAAAAACAAGACTTTTTCGGAAGGATCAGTAGGGGCATTAAAGGTTATGAAGTTCTGTGCTACCATCATCAGTGCATTTATTATAGGTGGAATCCTTTTTGTTGCGGTATTTCTGGATGGGGACAGAGCTGGTATTATAGCATTAGGGTTATATTTTACTTTTGCTTCAAGTGTCATTGCAACCTTTGCTGGTGTTCTCCAACATCTTGTTAAAGAAGTCGTAGATATAATAACTGAAAATGAGTTAATAGTGTGA
- a CDS encoding helix-turn-helix domain-containing protein: protein MTIIINIDVMLAKRKMSVTELSERVGITMANLSILKNGKAKAIRLSTLESICKALECQPGDILEYRSEDTPKDS, encoded by the coding sequence ATGACAATAATTATTAACATCGATGTGATGTTAGCCAAACGGAAAATGAGCGTAACGGAACTTTCGGAAAGGGTTGGCATAACAATGGCTAATCTTTCTATCTTAAAAAATGGCAAAGCGAAAGCAATTCGCTTATCTACATTAGAGTCGATTTGTAAGGCATTAGAATGTCAGCCAGGCGATATTTTAGAATACCGAAGTGAAGACACTCCGAAAGATTCATAA
- the argF gene encoding ornithine carbamoyltransferase has translation MKLLEEVQLKLVSSLKGKDLLTLLDYTSEEVQQLVALSTQLKMITKEGKCPKLLEGKTLGMIFEKHSTRTRISFEVGMEQLGGKGMFMHARDLQIGRGESIYDTAHVLSGYLDGIMIRANSHAMVKELAEHATIPVINGLTDIYHPCQALADLETIAENKGELQGLKIAYVGDGNNVAHSLVVASAHVGMNVAVATPVGYECDAEVIAKAQAIAMANGSTITITHDPVAAVQNADVVYADVWTSMGQEEEAAKRLQDFAEYQINDELVAHAKPNYMFLHCLPAHREEEVATSVIDGPNSYIFEQAENRLHAQKAVLASIMA, from the coding sequence ATGAAATTATTAGAAGAAGTACAGTTAAAGTTAGTATCAAGCTTAAAAGGGAAAGACTTACTAACTTTGCTAGACTATACAAGTGAAGAAGTACAGCAGTTAGTTGCACTTTCGACGCAACTGAAAATGATTACAAAAGAAGGTAAATGTCCGAAGTTACTTGAAGGAAAAACACTTGGTATGATTTTTGAAAAACATTCAACGCGTACTCGTATTTCATTTGAAGTGGGAATGGAACAATTGGGCGGTAAAGGTATGTTTATGCATGCACGTGATTTACAAATCGGTCGCGGTGAATCCATTTATGATACTGCACATGTGTTATCTGGCTATTTAGATGGCATTATGATTCGTGCAAACTCGCATGCGATGGTTAAAGAGCTTGCTGAGCATGCAACGATTCCTGTAATTAATGGCTTAACGGATATATATCATCCTTGTCAGGCGTTAGCTGATTTAGAAACAATCGCTGAAAATAAAGGTGAATTACAAGGTCTTAAAATTGCATATGTTGGTGATGGCAACAACGTGGCGCACTCCTTAGTAGTCGCTTCTGCACACGTCGGTATGAACGTCGCAGTAGCAACGCCTGTTGGCTATGAATGTGATGCAGAGGTTATCGCAAAAGCACAAGCTATCGCAATGGCAAATGGGAGTACAATCACAATTACACATGATCCTGTAGCAGCAGTTCAAAATGCAGATGTAGTGTATGCAGATGTTTGGACATCAATGGGCCAAGAAGAGGAAGCAGCAAAACGCTTACAAGATTTTGCCGAGTATCAAATCAATGATGAGCTTGTGGCACATGCAAAGCCAAACTACATGTTCCTTCATTGCTTACCAGCTCATCGCGAAGAAGAAGTAGCAACATCTGTTATCGATGGTCCAAATTCGTATATTTTTGAGCAGGCGGAAAATAGACTTCATGCTCAAAAAGCGGTTTTAGCTTCCATTATGGCTTAA